The window GGACTTTTTCCCAACATGACGGTGGCACAGAATATCGGTGTGGTACCAAAGCGCCTGAAATACCCCAAGGAAAAGATTTTGGATATTACCCGGAACTTAATGGACATGGTGGGAATGTCCTATGAGGAATATGGGCATAAATATCCGTTCGAGCTTTCCGGCGGTCAGCAGCAGCGGATCGGGGTTCTGCGGGCTCTGGCAGCATCGCCTCCCCTTGTATTGATGGATGAGCCCTTCGGTGCGCTGGATCCCATGACCCGAAATTCTCTGCAGGATGAAATCAGCCGGCTGCATAAAAAGCTGAATAAAACTTTTGTTTTTGTCACCCATGATATGGATGAAGCACTTAAGCTGGCCGATAAGATCATTTTTATGGAACACGGAAGAATTGTGCAGATGGCAACCCCGGAGAAGATGCTGGAAAGCCCGGCCAGCGACTTAATCCGCACCTTTATGGGAAAACGTGCTGCAGGCAGTCCGGCTTTGGCGCTGACAGCAGCCGATTTTATGCGGCCTGATCCCGTCAGCGTATATAAAAGCCGCGGGATTCGCGAATGTACCGAAATCATGGCCCGGAGGCAGATCGATTCCCTGCTGATTAAAAATGACGATGATTCTTATGCCGGGGTCGTGACTGTGGGTGATATTAAAAAGGCCAACAAAAGCACAGGAACCATCGGAGAGGTTCCGGTTTCGGAGAATGCGGTATCCTATGTGTCCGAGAGCGCGATGGAAAGCTTTGATAAGCTGCTTAACACGGACAGCAGCTATGTGGTAGT of the Lacrimispora indolis DSM 755 genome contains:
- a CDS encoding ABC transporter ATP-binding protein gives rise to the protein MIRFEQVTKRYGGSVILDNLSFEIKEGEFAVLIGPSGCGKTTTLKSINRLIEPDTGHIYVNGNDVSQTDPVQLRRQTGYVIQQIGLFPNMTVAQNIGVVPKRLKYPKEKILDITRNLMDMVGMSYEEYGHKYPFELSGGQQQRIGVLRALAASPPLVLMDEPFGALDPMTRNSLQDEISRLHKKLNKTFVFVTHDMDEALKLADKIIFMEHGRIVQMATPEKMLESPASDLIRTFMGKRAAGSPALALTAADFMRPDPVSVYKSRGIRECTEIMARRQIDSLLIKNDDDSYAGVVTVGDIKKANKSTGTIGEVPVSENAVSYVSESAMESFDKLLNTDSSYVVVLHEDDTIAGIVTKTSMAKAMADALWGDGQ